In Trichocoleus desertorum NBK24, the following are encoded in one genomic region:
- a CDS encoding phosphonate ABC transporter ATP-binding protein, with protein MSVAVPILELKQVSQWFGKFPALADINLQIQAGERVALVGPSGAGKSTLISLLNGTLFPSQGEVWAIGRNLAMLPPRTLRRVQQQIGTVYQQFHLVDNLRVVHNVNAGHLGRWSWFQAAISLLWPLEVEVAAKALTQVGIPEKLYDRTDQLSGGQQQRVALARVLVQDPALILADEPIASLDPERSREIMDLLRDLSRSTGKTLVMSLHSIELAQSHCDRIIGLRQGRIIFDAPATAVSPAMITALYRIESLN; from the coding sequence ATGAGTGTGGCTGTCCCGATTTTGGAGTTAAAACAAGTCAGCCAATGGTTCGGTAAGTTTCCTGCTTTGGCTGACATCAACTTGCAAATTCAAGCGGGAGAGCGAGTGGCTCTGGTTGGCCCTAGTGGGGCAGGCAAAAGTACCTTAATCAGCTTGCTCAATGGCACCCTGTTCCCTAGTCAAGGGGAAGTTTGGGCGATCGGTCGCAATTTAGCTATGCTTCCCCCTCGCACCTTGCGGCGAGTGCAGCAACAGATTGGCACGGTCTACCAACAGTTTCATCTAGTTGATAATCTGCGAGTGGTACATAACGTCAATGCAGGACATTTAGGCCGCTGGTCTTGGTTTCAGGCAGCTATTTCCCTCCTCTGGCCTTTGGAAGTGGAAGTTGCAGCAAAAGCCCTGACTCAAGTCGGCATTCCTGAAAAGCTTTACGATCGCACCGACCAACTTTCTGGGGGGCAACAGCAACGGGTAGCTTTAGCCCGTGTCTTAGTGCAAGACCCAGCGTTAATTCTGGCGGATGAACCGATCGCTAGTCTCGACCCAGAGCGTAGCCGAGAAATCATGGATTTGTTACGTGATTTAAGTCGAAGCACAGGCAAAACTCTGGTTATGAGCTTGCATTCGATTGAACTAGCCCAGAGCCACTGCGATCGCATCATTGGCTTGAGACAAGGCCGCATCATTTTTGATGCTCCAGCCACGGCTGTTTCCCCTGCCATGATTACAGCCCTATATCGAATTGAATCCTTAAATTAA